CGAGCCCGCCGTTGATCAGGCGATGCTCGGCAAGCTGTTCGATCACCGCTGGCGGATAGTCCGACAAGGCATCGCCTTCGACCAGCACGCCGCGATCGAGCAGCGGGTGTGCCGCAAGCATCGCACTGCGGCAATGCTCGACCCCTACCAGCGCCGAAACGAGACCATCTCGTGCTTCATCATCCCGGGCGAAACGCTCGATCAGCAGCAACAACGCCGCGCCCGCGGTCGCGCAGACTACGATCGGCAGCATTTCGATCCCGCGGCCGGACGGCTCCAGCAGCGCCAGCGCGACGATGCCACCCCCGCCGAGCGCGAGGAGCAGGTCACCGAACAGCTGACGCGGCCGTCCCTCGGCCGCCACGAGCCGCGACGTCGCGAGGATCAGGATCAGCACCGCAAACGCGCCGCCGCGAACCGAGAGTTGGGGAAACAGTCGCTGAAAATCGGTCAGGACGAGCGGCATCGCGAGCAGCAGCGCGATAACGAAAAGATCGGCGGCGCGCCGCTCCGACAACGAAAGCTCGCCGCGACTGCGCACCAGCATGACGATCACCGTGACCATCGCCAGCATCTGGAAAGCGGCGAGCGCCGCGATCGCGGCGCCGCTCCATACCAGCCCGAAGGTGACCGCAAGAACCGAGAAGCCGATCGCTCCGACGAGCGCAGCCAGTTTGGCGGCGCGTGGTGCATGGCGGCGAACAAGCTCTTCGACCAGGCGCAGCATGGCGACAGGCAGCCACGCGGCGGCGATCATCACGAGCGAGGCGACCGGCGGCACCATCCACGCGGCGTATACCAGTCGCAGCAAGAGGAGCGTCCCGACCAGTCCGTACACCAGCCGCAGCCGCGCCGCGACGGGCGAACGCCGCGCAGCCGCCGCGATCCCCCGCCGCGCGACAAGCACCGCAGCGAGCGCAATGAGCGTCAACAGGATCGTAGGCGACAGGGTCACGCCATCAGTTTTTTCATGAAGCGCCGCACGAGGGCGCGCTTGACCGCGGCGATCGGCGCCGCCAACGGTCGCTCCACCTTTCCCGTATGGGCATTGAAGAAATAGCCCCGATAATCGGGCCCTCCCGGGCGGCCCAGGATAACGCGGACCGCCTCTTCGGCCATCATCGTTCCGGCCATCGTGACCATCGTCGAGAAAGAAAAGCGCGAGCGTTTGCCCTGTGCCACTTCCGCTGCAACATCGAGGTCGACATATTTGTGGCTGCTGCTGTGCGTCAGCACATATTCTATTTCGAGCATCAGGCATTCGACTGCCATGTTGCGGTCGATATCGGTCCAAGCGACGCCACGCGTTGGATAGCCGAGCCGGTCCTCGATCCGCGGATCGTCGGGCCGCACCACGGTGACCGACGGCAATGGCGACGCATAGGCGTCGATCAACGCCCGGCGATGTTCGCGCGCCTTGCGGTAAAGCTGTGCCCCCGCCGCGGCATCGTCGGTGCCATTGATCGCGACCGCCACCGACGGCAGTATCCGGTCGAGTTCATCGACCCACGCACCGTTCAGCGCTTCGATATCGAGGCCGGGGTTGATTTCCAGCGCCAGATCGCGGGCCGCCTCGACTTTCGGGCGGCCGATGGTGTCGGCGCGGCTGAAAAGTTGGCGGTTGAGGTTCGACACCTCGAAGACATCGATATCCGCGATGATAAAGCTGCCGACCCCCGCGCGAACAAGTGCCATGAAAGCAGCGCCGCCCATGCCGCCAACACCGGGGATGAACACGCGCGCGTCGCGCAGCCTTTCCTGCTCGGCCCGGGTCACGAAACCGCGATTGCGCGTGGTCATTTCGCCATAGTCAAAATCACTCATCGGGCCGGCCTCAAACGTCCTAAATGCGTGCTCGCATCGAGCCATTGGATCAGCGGGGCGACGACGGCGCCGGTGGCGAGCACCAGCGCTTGCACGGCAAGCTGCGGCAAGGCGCTGCGCGGAACGCTGCGCGACAGGAAGCGCTGTCCGGCGCCAAGATCGATGGCGCCGATCTGCAAAACATCGTCGCCACGGCCATAATCGAGCTCGCGCCGGCAATATTCGTTATAGCGTTCGACCCGGTGCTTCGCCGCGACATCGAAGCTCTTCTTCAGATTGTCCGAACCGCCGGTATAGGCGTCGGTGATGATCTGCCGGTCGGGATCGAACCCGGCGTCGTCGCCGACACCGAAAGCGGCGCGGTGCCGTTTCATGATCTGATGTGCCAGATGGCGATGTGCGAAGCTCTGCCGCGTTGCGTCCTGGGCGGGGAACACATTGCTGAAGGTTTCGGCGACCATGCCGACGACCGCCGGCACCTGCGTCACGCTGCTGACCCACAGTGGTCGAAGTCCGCCGCGGAGGAACAGGGCAAAGCAGGTGAGACCATAGAGTATCCACGACAGGCCGCCGCTACGTTCCGAAGGGTCGACCATGACGAGGCCGAGGTGCAGGACATGCTCGTCGCGCCCGGCGCGTTTGACCGCCAGCTGGGGCATCGCGTTGAAGGCGACCGGCGCGCCGTCGGCGCTGCGGCATACCAAGGTGATAACGCAGCGCGACCACGCGTCGGTCCGGGGGTCGAAGAGGCCGTAATCGAGATCCTGTCCCGCCAGACACGCGCGCACAACGGTGCGGCATTGCGCAACCAGCCGGTCGAGCTCCGCCGGCGCCAGGAACTCGCCGGGTCGTTCGTAGATATTGACGACATGCTCGGGCGATGCCCGGAACTGCAGTCTCAATTGTTTGTGCCGAAATGCCGCCAACAGAATATTCATCCGCCCCTTCCCGGCCAATCAGGCGGACTGTAACATCAGTTGGTTAACATGCCATAGCGCAGCTGGCGCAGGTCGGATTCCCCGACGGAGGATTAGCGGCGATTCGCTTGCGAGCAAGACCGCCGAGCCGTCAGCCAGTCTTGAATATACCGCAAGCGATTCGGTCGCCGCTATTGCCCGACGGATCGGTCTTCTGATCGTCGACCGACGCGTGGATCACCATGGCCGAGCCATCGCTGTCGAGCAGACCTTCGAAGGTCGCGCCCTGCAACTCGTACGAAAGCGTGCCGCGCCCGTCTTCGCCGACAACCAGATTGGGCATGTCGCCGGCATGCTGCCCTGCCGGGTCTTCCAGTCCGTGCTTCGCATCGGTGGGATTCCAATGACCTCCGGCGCTCTCGAATTTGGGAGCGTCGCATTTGCCCGTCATATGCACATGGACCCCGTGCTGACCCGGCGGCAACCCTTCGACCTGAAGCGCCAGCTTGACGCGCCCGTCAACCATTGTTGCGGTCGCCTGTCCGGCAAGCTCGCCCCCGGCGGTCCGGAGGATCGCCGCGGCACTTTCTACCGTCGTTCCATCGCCGCCGGACCCGGCCTCTCCTTCTTTCGATACCGTCGGGTCGGGCGCCTGCGTCGAAGTTTCAGGCGCGTCGCAACCAGCCAGAACGGCGGAAATCGCGACAGTCATCAAGTAGAGCTTGTTCATCAAAGGCCTCCGTTGCCATGTCACATACTAAGCAAACCGCCCGGGGGCTCCAATGTTCCGCGACAGCCGTTAACT
This DNA window, taken from Sphingopyxis sp. PAMC25046, encodes the following:
- a CDS encoding superoxide dismutase family protein, with amino-acid sequence MNKLYLMTVAISAVLAGCDAPETSTQAPDPTVSKEGEAGSGGDGTTVESAAAILRTAGGELAGQATATMVDGRVKLALQVEGLPPGQHGVHVHMTGKCDAPKFESAGGHWNPTDAKHGLEDPAGQHAGDMPNLVVGEDGRGTLSYELQGATFEGLLDSDGSAMVIHASVDDQKTDPSGNSGDRIACGIFKTG
- a CDS encoding ThiF family adenylyltransferase, producing the protein MSDFDYGEMTTRNRGFVTRAEQERLRDARVFIPGVGGMGGAAFMALVRAGVGSFIIADIDVFEVSNLNRQLFSRADTIGRPKVEAARDLALEINPGLDIEALNGAWVDELDRILPSVAVAINGTDDAAAGAQLYRKAREHRRALIDAYASPLPSVTVVRPDDPRIEDRLGYPTRGVAWTDIDRNMAVECLMLEIEYVLTHSSSHKYVDLDVAAEVAQGKRSRFSFSTMVTMAGTMMAEEAVRVILGRPGGPDYRGYFFNAHTGKVERPLAAPIAAVKRALVRRFMKKLMA